A single genomic interval of Streptomyces graminofaciens harbors:
- a CDS encoding superoxide dismutase gives MTGSLARRQLLGAGIALGATALIGGTAQAAPGTAGSWPKEFSLPNGWGPEGVAIGSGPYAYFGSIATGGVYRVNLASGKGKVVHRGLGRMTVGLKVDSWGRLFLAGGSSGELRVVDAHSGALLANHVVAGENSFVNDVLLTRDAAWFTESFSAQLFKLPLGRQGRIGAPESLTLSGDWVQSGFTSNGISLTPDGSALLVTNAAADGGSLMRVNPRTGVARKVDLGDTTLPSGDGLVLIGRTLYVVQPNPNQVDVIRLNRSGTRGTAIGVIRDDRFDLPTTAAAYKGRLYLPNSRFTTPGRDENTPYNAVSVPLV, from the coding sequence ATGACAGGTTCTCTCGCACGCAGGCAGCTTCTCGGCGCGGGCATCGCCCTGGGAGCGACGGCCCTGATCGGTGGTACGGCACAGGCCGCCCCGGGCACCGCCGGATCCTGGCCCAAGGAGTTCTCGCTGCCCAACGGCTGGGGGCCGGAGGGAGTCGCGATCGGCTCCGGGCCGTACGCCTACTTCGGATCGATCGCCACCGGCGGCGTGTACCGGGTGAACCTCGCGAGCGGCAAGGGCAAGGTCGTCCACCGCGGCCTGGGGCGCATGACGGTCGGCCTGAAGGTCGACTCCTGGGGCCGGCTGTTCCTGGCCGGCGGCAGCAGTGGTGAACTGCGGGTCGTCGACGCCCACAGTGGTGCGCTGCTCGCCAACCACGTGGTCGCCGGAGAGAACAGTTTCGTCAACGACGTTCTGCTCACCCGCGACGCCGCTTGGTTCACCGAGTCGTTCAGCGCACAGCTGTTCAAGCTGCCCCTGGGCAGGCAGGGCCGCATCGGCGCCCCGGAGAGCCTCACGCTGAGCGGTGACTGGGTGCAGTCCGGTTTCACGTCCAACGGCATCTCGCTCACGCCCGACGGTAGCGCCCTGCTCGTCACCAACGCGGCCGCGGACGGCGGATCACTGATGCGCGTCAACCCCCGCACCGGCGTGGCCCGCAAGGTGGACCTGGGTGACACGACGCTGCCCAGCGGCGACGGGCTGGTGCTCATCGGCCGCACTCTCTACGTGGTCCAGCCCAACCCCAACCAGGTGGACGTGATCCGGCTCAACCGGTCGGGCACAAGGGGCACCGCGATCGGGGTGATCAGGGACGACCGCTTCGACCTGCCCACCACGGCCGCCGCGTACAAGGGTCGGCTCTACCTGCCCAACTCCCGCTTCACCACCCCGGGCCGGGACGAGAACACCCCTTACAACGCGGTGTCCGTGCCGTTGGTGTGA
- a CDS encoding response regulator codes for MVRRGIRAYLEVLDDMEVAAEAADGQEALTRLDAMAAHRELPDVVLIDLLMPRMDGATAIGAIKQRHPGVRVVVLTSFGEMERVHAALAQGAAGYLLKDAEAGEVVAAIRAAARGEVFLDPAVARGLTQEIVSPPTGLASLTGRERDVLVLVAEGRSNQQIADELVISERTARTHVSNVLRKLRLTSRTQAALLAVRQGLVPPKG; via the coding sequence GTGGTACGCCGCGGAATCCGCGCCTACCTCGAGGTCCTGGACGACATGGAGGTGGCTGCGGAGGCCGCGGACGGTCAGGAGGCGCTCACCAGGCTGGACGCGATGGCCGCGCACCGGGAACTGCCGGACGTGGTGCTGATCGACCTGCTCATGCCCAGGATGGACGGGGCCACGGCGATCGGAGCGATCAAGCAGCGTCACCCCGGTGTAAGGGTCGTGGTGCTCACCAGCTTCGGCGAAATGGAACGCGTCCACGCGGCGCTCGCCCAGGGAGCCGCCGGCTACCTGCTCAAGGACGCCGAAGCGGGTGAGGTGGTAGCCGCGATCCGCGCGGCCGCCCGGGGCGAGGTCTTCCTCGACCCCGCAGTGGCCAGGGGACTGACCCAGGAGATCGTTTCGCCACCGACCGGGCTCGCCTCGCTCACCGGCCGGGAACGCGACGTCCTCGTCCTGGTCGCCGAGGGGCGGTCGAACCAGCAGATCGCCGACGAGCTGGTGATCAGCGAGCGCACCGCCCGCACCCACGTGAGCAACGTCCTGCGCAAACTCCGGCTCACCTCCCGGACCCAGGCCGCGCTGCTCGCGGTACGGCAAGGGCTGGTGCCCCCGAAGGGCTGA
- a CDS encoding sensor histidine kinase → MSASPLVGWDDIAAAAPDGLAVLDCVGRFVRLNPAAAALLEADSEGELIGGASPFTPAEGVGACRAGLLEARSDEQVAHWEPASGPRREFAYRTRSLPTDPKFTVVSFRDVTDEWHRQRRIAAIARTSIALASEGSLGSTLDAVAQQIVQADGLAGVQILTLDSTGRELRLMGSAGLRHWDGFLDRLLECRDRGARLCMLDTLKERRPIVVPHRWAQILEDPAWEPLHAYLGELNWDSFVSVPLMARGRPEGVLNAYFAPGQEIGSRTLEFLAAMAEQAALAVDHATLLQTEREGARRNERQRLARDLHDSIVQQVFSIGMQANAVGVLGARGEAVSAVAVRNFADEVGSLSRTVLADLRAMVHELRPSASLRLGLEDAVTTLVKSTENRTGLGIRLECGQEVDAVEPELAEDMYRIVAEAIHNVVKHAEATAVTIRLGIRDHTLTAVIRDDGCGFADSGGRRDAPDSEGGRRTGPHRHHGYGLTTMRERAERWGGTMRIRSGARSGTTVRVVVPLPVRVPQAPPADSERGRNAPSAVPLREAEHSARSGS, encoded by the coding sequence ATGTCCGCGTCGCCGCTCGTGGGGTGGGACGACATCGCCGCCGCCGCGCCGGACGGCCTCGCCGTTCTGGACTGCGTGGGCCGCTTCGTACGGCTGAACCCGGCGGCCGCCGCGCTGCTCGAGGCGGACTCGGAGGGTGAACTGATCGGTGGGGCGTCCCCGTTCACGCCGGCGGAGGGGGTCGGCGCATGCCGGGCCGGGCTGCTGGAAGCTCGATCGGACGAGCAGGTGGCCCACTGGGAGCCCGCATCCGGACCCCGTCGCGAGTTTGCCTACCGGACCCGCAGTCTGCCGACCGACCCGAAGTTCACGGTGGTGTCGTTCCGCGACGTCACCGACGAATGGCATCGGCAGCGCAGGATCGCGGCGATCGCCCGGACGTCGATAGCGCTGGCTTCGGAAGGCTCGCTCGGCTCGACACTGGACGCCGTGGCCCAGCAGATCGTCCAGGCGGACGGCCTGGCCGGCGTGCAGATCCTCACCCTCGACAGCACCGGCCGAGAACTGAGGCTGATGGGTTCCGCGGGGCTGCGGCACTGGGACGGGTTCCTCGACCGTCTCCTGGAGTGTCGTGACCGGGGCGCCCGGCTGTGCATGCTGGACACCCTGAAGGAGCGCAGGCCGATCGTCGTGCCGCACCGATGGGCCCAGATCCTCGAGGACCCCGCCTGGGAACCGCTGCACGCGTACCTCGGGGAGCTGAACTGGGACTCTTTCGTCAGTGTGCCGCTGATGGCGCGCGGCCGTCCCGAAGGGGTGCTGAACGCCTACTTCGCCCCCGGCCAGGAGATCGGCAGCCGGACACTGGAGTTCCTCGCCGCCATGGCGGAACAGGCCGCCCTCGCCGTCGACCACGCCACGCTGCTCCAGACGGAGCGTGAGGGTGCCCGCCGCAACGAGCGTCAGCGCCTCGCCCGCGACCTGCACGACTCGATCGTTCAGCAGGTGTTCTCCATCGGCATGCAGGCCAACGCCGTGGGAGTGCTGGGTGCGCGGGGCGAAGCGGTTTCCGCGGTGGCGGTCCGGAACTTCGCGGACGAAGTCGGGTCCCTGTCGCGGACCGTTCTCGCCGATCTCCGGGCCATGGTGCACGAACTCCGTCCGTCCGCCTCCCTCCGGCTCGGGCTGGAGGACGCGGTGACCACGCTCGTCAAGAGCACCGAGAACCGGACGGGTCTCGGCATCCGGCTGGAGTGCGGGCAGGAAGTGGACGCGGTCGAACCCGAACTGGCCGAGGACATGTACCGGATCGTCGCCGAGGCCATCCACAACGTGGTCAAGCATGCGGAGGCCACCGCCGTCACCATCCGCCTCGGCATACGCGACCACACACTGACCGCCGTGATCCGCGATGACGGCTGCGGATTCGCGGACTCCGGCGGACGACGGGACGCGCCGGACAGCGAAGGGGGCCGAAGGACCGGTCCCCACCGGCACCACGGCTATGGACTGACGACCATGCGCGAAAGGGCGGAGCGATGGGGCGGCACCATGAGGATCAGATCCGGCGCGAGGAGCGGTACGACGGTCCGGGTCGTCGTACCCCTTCCGGTACGAGTGCCGCAGGCGCCGCCCGCGGACTCGGAGCGCGGCCGGAACGCTCCGTCGGCAGTCCCGCTCAGGGAGGCGGAGCACTCCGCCCGGTCCGGGTCCTGA
- a CDS encoding aldehyde dehydrogenase family protein has protein sequence MSVQRPHIEPGRLFIGGEWRDAESKERRDVVDPSTGRVVTTVAEADGADVAAAVAAAREAFDAGPWPRTPARERARVLHRVADLVRERADEIAAVESLDVGKPVSLSRAVDVETVAETYEYYSALAQSIDGATREIPLPSHAYTRREPIGVVGAITPFNFPLILSTSKFAPALAAGNTIVHKPADETPLSALLMAEILADAGVPAGVVNVVTGSGPVLGEALLRHPGVDKIAFTGSTRVGRLAASTAGEQLKPVTMELGGNAPHIVFEDADVGKAIGAIIKAFVFNTGQFCMGGPRLLVHRSLYDTTLGILADAVPAVPVGDPFDPATVVGPMAGERHVENVERFVKAAVEDGGRVVVGGERMELNGGYYYKPTVIAGLDNDARTVQEEIFGPVLTVQPFDTEEEAITLANSTPYGLAAGLQTSDLARAHRVAARLDAGIVWVNDWAMLDPAVPFGGVKQSGYGRESGPEALQAYTRTKSVVISLA, from the coding sequence ATGAGCGTGCAGCGACCGCACATCGAACCGGGCAGGCTGTTCATCGGCGGAGAGTGGCGGGACGCGGAGTCCAAGGAGCGGCGCGACGTCGTCGACCCGTCCACCGGCAGAGTCGTCACCACGGTCGCGGAGGCCGACGGGGCGGATGTCGCCGCCGCGGTGGCCGCCGCCCGCGAGGCCTTCGACGCGGGGCCCTGGCCCCGGACACCCGCCCGCGAGCGCGCCCGGGTGCTGCACCGGGTGGCCGATCTGGTGCGCGAACGGGCGGACGAGATCGCCGCCGTGGAGAGCCTCGACGTCGGCAAGCCCGTCTCGCTCAGCCGAGCGGTCGACGTGGAGACCGTGGCCGAGACGTACGAGTACTACTCGGCGCTGGCGCAGTCGATCGACGGGGCCACGCGAGAGATCCCCCTCCCCTCCCACGCCTACACCCGCAGGGAGCCCATCGGCGTGGTGGGAGCGATCACCCCGTTCAACTTCCCGTTGATCCTGAGCACGTCGAAGTTCGCCCCCGCCCTGGCGGCCGGCAACACCATCGTCCACAAACCGGCCGACGAGACCCCCCTCAGCGCGCTGCTGATGGCGGAGATCCTCGCCGACGCCGGCGTTCCCGCGGGTGTGGTGAACGTCGTCACCGGCAGCGGCCCCGTCCTGGGTGAGGCACTGCTGCGTCATCCGGGCGTCGACAAGATCGCCTTTACCGGGTCGACGAGGGTCGGCCGCCTGGCGGCGAGCACGGCCGGCGAACAACTCAAGCCGGTCACCATGGAGTTGGGTGGCAACGCGCCGCACATCGTCTTCGAGGACGCCGACGTCGGGAAGGCGATCGGCGCGATCATCAAGGCCTTCGTCTTCAACACCGGACAGTTCTGCATGGGCGGACCCCGGCTGCTGGTCCACCGGTCCCTGTACGACACCACGCTGGGCATCCTCGCCGACGCGGTTCCGGCGGTCCCCGTCGGCGACCCCTTCGACCCGGCCACCGTCGTCGGGCCGATGGCCGGCGAGCGGCACGTGGAGAACGTCGAGCGCTTCGTGAAAGCGGCCGTCGAGGACGGCGGCCGCGTCGTCGTCGGCGGTGAGCGCATGGAACTCAACGGCGGTTACTACTACAAGCCCACCGTCATCGCCGGCCTGGACAACGACGCCCGCACCGTCCAGGAGGAGATCTTCGGCCCGGTGCTGACGGTTCAGCCCTTCGACACCGAGGAAGAGGCGATCACGCTGGCGAACAGCACGCCGTACGGACTCGCCGCCGGTCTGCAGACTTCCGACCTGGCGCGCGCCCATCGGGTCGCCGCGCGACTGGACGCCGGCATCGTCTGGGTCAACGACTGGGCCATGCTCGATCCCGCCGTGCCCTTCGGCGGCGTCAAGCAGTCCGGCTACGGACGCGAATCCGGGCCGGAGGCGCTGCAGGCGTACACGAGGACCAAGTCCGTCGTCATCTCCCTCGCCTGA
- a CDS encoding SDR family NAD(P)-dependent oxidoreductase encodes MLDGKAAIVTGAGRGLGRAYARAMAAAGASVVVNDLDADVAKETVDLITDAGGAAVAHVGAVGGSEFADGLVRRAVDEFGRLDVMVTNAGALRDRTLRNTTDDDFDVVVNSHLRGTFTCGRAAAAHFREQGEGGRLILVGSPAGQRASFGQTAYSASKGAIVAMTRTWALELAKIDVTVNAIVPTALTRMVATMPRVGDLVAKVDAGEPVPDAVRRQGLGSPDDVAPVIVYLASKESAHITGQAIAAGGDRIALWTHPGEVEERFRQDGWTAGSVAELFSGTHANRLQDFRPTPLDLAAFEEA; translated from the coding sequence ATGCTCGACGGCAAAGCCGCCATTGTCACAGGTGCGGGCCGAGGCCTGGGACGTGCCTACGCCCGTGCCATGGCGGCGGCGGGTGCCTCCGTCGTCGTGAACGACCTGGACGCCGACGTGGCCAAGGAGACGGTCGACCTGATCACGGACGCGGGCGGAGCAGCTGTCGCGCATGTCGGGGCGGTCGGCGGTTCCGAGTTCGCCGACGGGCTGGTGCGGCGCGCGGTCGACGAGTTCGGCCGGCTCGATGTGATGGTCACCAACGCCGGTGCGCTGCGTGACAGGACCCTGCGCAACACCACCGACGACGACTTCGACGTCGTCGTCAACAGCCATCTGCGCGGTACGTTCACCTGCGGCCGCGCGGCGGCGGCCCACTTCCGGGAACAGGGCGAGGGCGGTCGGCTCATCCTGGTGGGATCGCCGGCGGGGCAGCGCGCCAGCTTCGGCCAGACCGCGTACTCGGCCTCCAAGGGCGCGATCGTCGCGATGACACGCACCTGGGCGCTCGAACTCGCGAAGATCGATGTCACCGTCAACGCCATCGTGCCGACCGCGCTGACCCGCATGGTGGCGACCATGCCCCGGGTCGGTGACCTCGTGGCGAAGGTCGACGCGGGGGAGCCCGTTCCCGACGCCGTCCGGCGGCAGGGGCTGGGATCGCCGGACGACGTGGCACCGGTCATCGTGTATCTGGCGTCGAAGGAGTCGGCCCACATCACCGGACAGGCCATCGCGGCGGGGGGCGACCGGATCGCTCTGTGGACGCACCCCGGTGAGGTCGAGGAGCGGTTCCGGCAGGACGGCTGGACCGCCGGATCAGTCGCGGAACTCTTCTCCGGCACCCATGCGAACCGGCTTCAGGACTTCAGGCCCACGCCCCTCGATCTGGCGGCCTTCGAGGAGGCGTGA
- a CDS encoding IclR family transcriptional regulator domain-containing protein produces the protein MPRQGTGPDFIEALARGLEVIAAFPPGQPQMSLAQVAGATGLARPTARRILLTLEELGYVRSCEAGFALTPRVLELGVAYVRSMGLWDIARPHMERLVERTGESCSVAQLDGSDIIYVARVAVPKLVTLSVQIGTRFPALQTSLGKVLLAALRADELKQVLAEPSRSGLTPCWQPDLGERDAALREVRARGWALTDQQLAPGIRSVAAPLRDGSGQVIAALNVNCHAAETPVERLVEEHLPRLLQTAGDISADFARVAAVPQA, from the coding sequence GTGCCACGCCAGGGAACAGGACCGGATTTCATCGAGGCATTGGCCAGAGGGCTCGAGGTCATTGCCGCGTTTCCGCCCGGGCAGCCGCAGATGTCACTGGCTCAGGTCGCCGGCGCCACCGGGCTCGCCAGGCCGACCGCCCGCAGGATTCTGCTGACCCTGGAGGAACTGGGCTATGTCCGCTCGTGTGAGGCGGGGTTCGCGCTGACCCCCAGGGTGCTCGAACTCGGGGTCGCCTACGTACGCTCCATGGGTCTGTGGGACATCGCGCGGCCCCATATGGAGCGCCTGGTGGAGCGAACCGGCGAGTCGTGCTCCGTGGCTCAGCTGGACGGATCGGACATCATCTATGTGGCACGGGTGGCTGTCCCCAAGCTCGTGACCCTGTCGGTGCAGATCGGAACGCGGTTTCCGGCTCTGCAGACCTCTCTGGGAAAGGTACTGCTGGCAGCCTTGCGGGCCGATGAGCTGAAGCAGGTGCTCGCCGAGCCTTCCCGTTCGGGGCTGACGCCGTGCTGGCAGCCCGACCTCGGCGAACGTGACGCGGCCCTGCGCGAGGTGCGAGCACGGGGATGGGCGCTGACGGACCAGCAGTTGGCGCCCGGTATCCGGTCGGTCGCGGCCCCGCTGCGTGACGGCTCCGGCCAGGTCATCGCGGCGCTCAATGTCAACTGTCACGCGGCCGAGACACCGGTCGAGCGACTTGTCGAGGAGCATCTGCCACGGCTGTTGCAGACGGCGGGGGACATCAGTGCGGATTTCGCCCGTGTCGCCGCGGTGCCGCAGGCCTGA
- a CDS encoding aldehyde dehydrogenase family protein, whose product MSERVHTTPAETWAAPVRTGLLIDGKTVETEDWMAVHNPAAPDQIVGHAAAATVEQARAAVAAADAAFPSWAVMPARRRAEIIGQALTLLDGSEAERAALMTRENGKVSFESQVEMGVFVARTRAAIDLADSLDQVRRLDGPPLTSHIHRLPTGVVTVIVPFNWPIAILGASLPYALLAGNTAVVKPPPTVPLAMVRTLELFAAGLPAGVLNVVTGSNDAVAPLLTDPRVRKIVFTGSTGAGKHIMAAAAQNLASVTLELGGNDPAIVLDDAVLDQEHIGRLVQGAFLTSGQVCMAVKRVYVHRSRYDELVDALTSALDTHRVGAGTDPASTMGPLNSAAQRDKVTAMLAEAADAGAEVRERGTLAPGAATSAGHFLRPALVLDPDPRLRIVTEEQFGPALPILPFDDVDSVVDRVNNDWSGLCSSVWSGDPAHAGRIAERLRTGTTWINHANAVACDDRAPFGGFRQSGIGREMGSEGLLSFTEAHTITSHG is encoded by the coding sequence ATGTCCGAAAGAGTCCACACCACACCGGCGGAGACCTGGGCGGCACCTGTCCGTACCGGACTGCTCATCGACGGCAAGACCGTTGAGACCGAAGACTGGATGGCCGTCCACAACCCTGCGGCCCCTGATCAGATCGTCGGTCATGCCGCAGCGGCCACCGTTGAGCAGGCCCGGGCGGCGGTAGCCGCCGCGGACGCGGCGTTCCCGAGCTGGGCAGTGATGCCCGCACGCCGGCGAGCGGAGATCATCGGCCAGGCGCTCACCCTCCTCGACGGCAGTGAGGCCGAGCGGGCGGCCCTGATGACCAGGGAGAACGGCAAGGTCTCCTTCGAGAGCCAGGTGGAGATGGGGGTTTTCGTCGCACGCACCCGGGCGGCGATCGACCTGGCCGACTCCCTCGACCAGGTACGACGCCTCGACGGCCCGCCGCTGACCTCGCACATCCATCGGCTCCCCACGGGCGTGGTCACCGTCATCGTGCCGTTCAACTGGCCGATCGCCATCCTCGGGGCTAGCCTGCCGTACGCGCTGCTCGCCGGGAACACAGCCGTGGTCAAGCCCCCGCCCACCGTGCCGCTGGCCATGGTGCGCACGCTGGAGCTGTTCGCCGCGGGGCTCCCGGCGGGGGTGCTGAACGTCGTCACGGGCAGCAACGACGCGGTCGCCCCACTGCTCACCGACCCTCGTGTCCGAAAGATCGTCTTCACCGGTAGCACGGGCGCCGGCAAGCACATCATGGCGGCCGCCGCACAGAACCTCGCCTCGGTGACGCTCGAACTCGGCGGCAACGACCCCGCGATCGTCCTCGACGACGCCGTACTCGACCAGGAGCACATCGGACGGCTCGTCCAGGGCGCTTTCCTGACCAGCGGCCAGGTCTGCATGGCGGTCAAACGGGTGTACGTCCATCGCTCCCGCTACGACGAGCTCGTCGACGCGCTGACCTCCGCCCTCGACACCCATCGCGTGGGCGCGGGAACCGATCCCGCCTCGACCATGGGCCCGCTCAACAGCGCCGCCCAACGCGACAAAGTCACCGCCATGCTGGCCGAGGCCGCCGACGCCGGAGCCGAGGTGCGCGAACGGGGCACCCTGGCCCCCGGCGCCGCCACCTCCGCGGGCCACTTCCTGCGTCCCGCACTCGTCCTCGACCCCGACCCCCGCTTGCGGATCGTCACCGAGGAGCAGTTCGGCCCCGCCCTGCCGATCCTGCCTTTCGACGACGTCGATTCCGTGGTGGACCGGGTCAACAACGACTGGTCGGGACTGTGCTCCTCGGTCTGGAGCGGCGATCCCGCCCACGCGGGCAGGATCGCGGAAAGGCTGCGTACCGGCACCACCTGGATCAACCACGCCAACGCCGTCGCGTGCGACGACCGGGCTCCCTTCGGCGGCTTCCGCCAGAGTGGCATCGGACGGGAGATGGGCTCGGAGGGCCTGCTCTCCTTCACCGAAGCGCACACCATCACGTCGCACGGATAG